The following proteins are co-located in the Hydractinia symbiolongicarpus strain clone_291-10 chromosome 7, HSymV2.1, whole genome shotgun sequence genome:
- the LOC130649245 gene encoding glycine receptor subunit alpha-2-like isoform X2, whose amino-acid sequence MYPMVSRTCFFFGLIQLLVAQNFHVIDERIASGIYDKRIRPKLNEDTVRVTTQIHLLYLGPVDEKTFTYEIGYYHRSWWNDPRLKFNTSIGAITYTKPPADFIWIPDGAVTNAKKIERFVTSVRTVLSPNGDVYVSQRMKAVCSCPMDLDEFPMDTQKCPFYMESFSYKSTDMELVWHKTPIIKENTDLEGYVLENIEYTSYLKGYIINNVTEHYNNLVLTFVVKRTFAFYFYRMYAPTVVLMLFNFGSFWIPPSAVPARVALIVTTLLTNVVILQSVTEQIVKVEYVTAMQLFLLVNILFVLLAVLEYLVVLALEKRVSQRQSSEKETEKSGIANETFKLEVENENTTTAKPITEGFSPKNFKSKLINPQKIDHLSRAIHPLLYCVFCAVYFGYYKK is encoded by the exons ATGTATCCTATGGTGTCAAGAACATGCTTTTTCTTTGGTCTGATACAACTTTTGGTGGCTCAAAACTTTCATGTCATCGATGAAAGGATAGCATCTGGAATATATGATAAAAGAATTCGACCTAAGCTAAACG aagatACTGTTCGTGTAACCACACAAATTCACTTATTGTATCTTGGTCCGGTAGACGAAAAAACATTT ACGTATGAGATTGGATATTACCATCGCTCGTGGTGGAATGATCCAAGATTAAAATTTAACACCTCAATCGGGGCCATCACTTACACAAAGCCACCAGCTGATTTCATCTGGATTCCTGATGGTGCTGTAACTAACGCGAAGAAGATTGAGCGATTTGTCACATCTGTGCGTACGGTGTTAAGTCCAAACGGAGACGTTTATGTTTCGCAAAG aATGAAAGCTGTTTGTTCATGTCCCATGGACCTCGACGAGTTTCCCATGGATACGCAGAAATGTCCTTTTTATATGGAAAGTT ttaGTTACAAGTCAACAGATATGGAACTTGTGTGGCATAAAACACCAATCATTAAAGAAAATACTGATCTCGAAGGATACGTGCTTGAAAATATCGAATATACAAGTTATCTGAAAGGTTACATTATAAACA ATGTTACAGAACATTACAACAATCTTGTATTAACCTTTGTGGTGAAGAGAACTTTCGCGTTTTATTTTTATCGTATGTACGCTCCCACTGTTGTACTGATGCTGTTCAACTTTGGTTCCTTCTGGATCCCACCATCTGCTGTACCAGCTCGTGTAGCACTCATTGTCACTACTTTATTGACCAATGTTGTCATACTGCAAAGTGTGACAGAGCAAATTGTGAAAGTTGAATATGTAACAGCTATGCAGTTGTTTTTGTTGGTCAACATTTTGTTTGTGTTACTTGCTGTCCTGGAGTATTTAGTTGTGTTGGCTTTAGAGAAAAGAGTATCTCAG CGACAGTCATCAGAAAAGGAGACCGAAAAATCAGGCATCGCAAATGAAACCTTCAAGTTAGAAGTCGAAAATGAAAATACAACTACTGCGAAACCAATCACAGAGGGGTTTTCTCCAAAGAACTTTAAATCCAAGTTGATTAATCCACAAAAGATAGACCACCTGTCTCGAGCAATTCACCCTTTACTTTATTGTGTATTCTGCGCTGTCTATTTTGGttactataaaaaatga
- the LOC130649245 gene encoding gamma-aminobutyric acid receptor subunit rho-3-like isoform X1: MYPMVSRTCFFFGLIQLLVAQNFHVIDERIASGIYDKRIRPKLNEDTVRVTTQIHLLYLGPVDEKTFKNLHFKEKETFSKSYAAACCSYSNIFHRSTYPTYEIGYYHRSWWNDPRLKFNTSIGAITYTKPPADFIWIPDGAVTNAKKIERFVTSVRTVLSPNGDVYVSQRMKAVCSCPMDLDEFPMDTQKCPFYMESFSYKSTDMELVWHKTPIIKENTDLEGYVLENIEYTSYLKGYIINNVTEHYNNLVLTFVVKRTFAFYFYRMYAPTVVLMLFNFGSFWIPPSAVPARVALIVTTLLTNVVILQSVTEQIVKVEYVTAMQLFLLVNILFVLLAVLEYLVVLALEKRVSQRQSSEKETEKSGIANETFKLEVENENTTTAKPITEGFSPKNFKSKLINPQKIDHLSRAIHPLLYCVFCAVYFGYYKK, encoded by the exons ATGTATCCTATGGTGTCAAGAACATGCTTTTTCTTTGGTCTGATACAACTTTTGGTGGCTCAAAACTTTCATGTCATCGATGAAAGGATAGCATCTGGAATATATGATAAAAGAATTCGACCTAAGCTAAACG aagatACTGTTCGTGTAACCACACAAATTCACTTATTGTATCTTGGTCCGGTAGACGAAAAAACATTT aaaaatttacattttaaagaaaaagagacTTTCAGTAAGTCTTATGCCGCTGCATGCTGTTCCTATTCAAACATCTTTCATCGCAGCACCTATCCG ACGTATGAGATTGGATATTACCATCGCTCGTGGTGGAATGATCCAAGATTAAAATTTAACACCTCAATCGGGGCCATCACTTACACAAAGCCACCAGCTGATTTCATCTGGATTCCTGATGGTGCTGTAACTAACGCGAAGAAGATTGAGCGATTTGTCACATCTGTGCGTACGGTGTTAAGTCCAAACGGAGACGTTTATGTTTCGCAAAG aATGAAAGCTGTTTGTTCATGTCCCATGGACCTCGACGAGTTTCCCATGGATACGCAGAAATGTCCTTTTTATATGGAAAGTT ttaGTTACAAGTCAACAGATATGGAACTTGTGTGGCATAAAACACCAATCATTAAAGAAAATACTGATCTCGAAGGATACGTGCTTGAAAATATCGAATATACAAGTTATCTGAAAGGTTACATTATAAACA ATGTTACAGAACATTACAACAATCTTGTATTAACCTTTGTGGTGAAGAGAACTTTCGCGTTTTATTTTTATCGTATGTACGCTCCCACTGTTGTACTGATGCTGTTCAACTTTGGTTCCTTCTGGATCCCACCATCTGCTGTACCAGCTCGTGTAGCACTCATTGTCACTACTTTATTGACCAATGTTGTCATACTGCAAAGTGTGACAGAGCAAATTGTGAAAGTTGAATATGTAACAGCTATGCAGTTGTTTTTGTTGGTCAACATTTTGTTTGTGTTACTTGCTGTCCTGGAGTATTTAGTTGTGTTGGCTTTAGAGAAAAGAGTATCTCAG CGACAGTCATCAGAAAAGGAGACCGAAAAATCAGGCATCGCAAATGAAACCTTCAAGTTAGAAGTCGAAAATGAAAATACAACTACTGCGAAACCAATCACAGAGGGGTTTTCTCCAAAGAACTTTAAATCCAAGTTGATTAATCCACAAAAGATAGACCACCTGTCTCGAGCAATTCACCCTTTACTTTATTGTGTATTCTGCGCTGTCTATTTTGGttactataaaaaatga